One genomic segment of Mycolicibacterium chubuense NBB4 includes these proteins:
- a CDS encoding 5-oxoprolinase subunit B family protein → MSVTADAMESMHTGGARTILDYGDRALLLEFGGTAEVLAFTDALHAAELLGVVDIVPAARTVLVKLAGPEYQAPTRQRLGRVRPSADAIAHAAAPADGHADIVIDVVYDGADLGEVARLTGLSPDEVVAAHTGRPWQVGFSGFAPGFAYLVRGDERLAVPRRAEPRTKVPVGSVGLAGEFTGVYPRESPGGWQLIGRTSAVLWDVGRENPALLTAGMWVQFRAVQQ, encoded by the coding sequence ATGAGCGTGACTGCGGATGCGATGGAGTCGATGCATACCGGTGGCGCCCGCACGATCCTGGACTACGGCGATCGGGCGCTGCTGCTGGAGTTCGGCGGAACCGCGGAGGTGCTGGCGTTCACCGACGCGCTGCACGCCGCCGAACTGCTGGGCGTGGTGGACATCGTCCCCGCCGCCCGGACCGTTCTCGTGAAACTGGCGGGACCCGAATACCAAGCGCCCACCCGGCAGCGCCTCGGCCGGGTGCGCCCGAGTGCGGACGCGATCGCGCATGCGGCGGCGCCCGCCGACGGCCACGCCGACATCGTCATCGACGTCGTCTACGACGGTGCGGATCTCGGCGAGGTCGCCCGGCTGACCGGGCTGAGCCCCGACGAGGTCGTCGCCGCGCACACCGGCCGGCCGTGGCAGGTCGGATTCAGCGGATTCGCACCGGGTTTCGCGTATCTGGTCCGCGGCGACGAACGGCTCGCGGTGCCGCGGAGAGCCGAACCGCGCACCAAGGTGCCCGTCGGCTCGGTGGGATTGGCCGGCGAGTTCACCGGCGTCTACCCGCGGGAGTCGCCCGGCGGCTGGCAGCTGATCGGCCGCACCTCCGCGGTGTTGTGGGACGTCGGCCGCGAGAACCCGGCGCTGCTGACCGCGGGCATGTGGGTGCAGTTCCGGGCGGTGCAGCAATGA
- a CDS encoding 5-oxoprolinase/urea amidolyase family protein, which produces MSGVTLEVLRPGPLALVEDLGRPGLSHLGVTRSGAADRRSHTLANRLVANPGDRATVEVTLGGFTARVHGGGKEGVAIAVTGADTDPAANGVPFGTNSIHYAHDGEVISLGSPRSGLRSYLAVRGGIDAEPVLGSRSYDVMSTIGPLPLRRGDVLPVGVHTEEFPELDQAPVAAIVDDVVDLKVVPGPRDDWFVDPEVLVRTNWQVTNRSDRVGMRLVGMPLEYRWPDRQLPSEGATRGAIQVPPNGFPVILGPDHPVTGGYPVVGVVIDDDIDKVAQARPGQTVRLHWSRPRRPFDRASG; this is translated from the coding sequence ATGAGCGGCGTCACGCTCGAGGTGCTCCGGCCCGGGCCGCTGGCGCTGGTCGAGGACCTGGGCCGGCCCGGACTCTCCCACCTCGGGGTCACCCGTTCCGGCGCGGCCGACCGCCGCTCCCACACCCTGGCCAACCGGCTGGTCGCCAACCCCGGTGACCGGGCCACCGTCGAAGTCACGCTGGGTGGGTTCACCGCGCGCGTTCACGGCGGCGGCAAGGAGGGTGTTGCGATCGCGGTGACCGGTGCCGACACGGATCCCGCCGCCAATGGAGTTCCGTTCGGCACCAACAGCATTCACTACGCCCACGACGGCGAGGTGATCTCGCTCGGTTCTCCGCGGTCGGGACTGCGCTCCTATCTGGCGGTGCGCGGCGGCATCGACGCCGAACCGGTGCTCGGCTCCCGCAGCTACGACGTGATGTCCACCATCGGGCCGCTGCCGCTGCGGCGCGGCGACGTGCTACCGGTCGGCGTGCACACCGAGGAATTCCCCGAACTCGACCAGGCGCCCGTCGCCGCCATCGTCGACGATGTCGTCGATCTGAAGGTGGTGCCCGGCCCGCGCGACGACTGGTTCGTCGACCCCGAGGTGCTGGTTCGGACCAACTGGCAGGTCACCAACCGCAGCGACCGCGTCGGGATGCGGCTGGTCGGCATGCCGCTGGAGTACCGGTGGCCGGACCGCCAGCTGCCGAGCGAAGGGGCCACTCGGGGGGCGATTCAGGTGCCGCCGAACGGTTTTCCGGTGATCCTGGGTCCCGACCACCCCGTGACGGGCGGTTACCCGGTGGTCGGCGTCGTCATCGACGACGACATCGACAAGGTCGCTCAGGCCCGCCCCGGCCAGACGGTGCGGTTGCACTGGTCGCGGCCGCGCCGGCCGTTCGACCGTGCCTCCGGGTGA
- a CDS encoding GNAT family N-acetyltransferase: protein MVERGGVRARLVHTSDLDDETREHARQMLVDAFDGDFGDADWEHALGGMHAVICHRGALIGHAAVVQRRLLYGQTALRCGYVEGVAVREDHRGQGLGTALMEAVEQVLRGAYHLGALSTTELGTPLYTGRGWLPWAGPTSVLAPEGPVRTPDDDGSLYVLPCELPAAVTLDPEAPIACDWRNGDVW, encoded by the coding sequence CTGGTAGAACGTGGAGGTGTGCGCGCACGCCTCGTCCACACCTCGGACCTCGACGACGAGACCCGGGAGCACGCCCGGCAGATGCTCGTCGACGCCTTCGACGGCGACTTCGGCGACGCCGACTGGGAACATGCGCTCGGCGGCATGCATGCCGTGATCTGTCACCGCGGCGCGCTCATCGGGCACGCCGCGGTCGTGCAGCGCCGCCTCCTGTACGGCCAGACCGCGCTGCGGTGCGGCTATGTCGAGGGCGTCGCGGTGCGGGAGGACCACCGCGGGCAGGGCCTCGGCACGGCATTGATGGAGGCCGTCGAGCAGGTGCTGCGCGGCGCCTACCATCTGGGCGCGCTGTCGACGACAGAGCTGGGCACACCGCTGTACACGGGACGCGGGTGGCTGCCGTGGGCGGGCCCGACGTCGGTGCTGGCCCCCGAGGGCCCGGTCCGCACGCCCGACGACGACGGTTCGCTGTATGTGCTGCCCTGCGAGCTGCCGGCCGCGGTGACGCTCGACCCGGAGGCGCCGATCGCGTGCGACTGGCGCAACGGCGACGTCTGGTGA